The Catenuloplanes niger genome includes a window with the following:
- a CDS encoding ubiquitin-like small modifier protein 1 translates to MGAVILLPGVLRPEAAGASRLEVAAPGTVRDVLAEVTARWPRLARRLRDERGELRRYVNLYVDGEECRRMSGLDTPVPDGAEIQIIPSVAGG, encoded by the coding sequence ATGGGCGCGGTGATCCTGCTGCCCGGCGTGCTCCGCCCCGAGGCGGCCGGCGCGTCCCGGCTGGAGGTGGCCGCGCCCGGCACGGTCCGCGACGTGCTGGCCGAGGTCACGGCGCGGTGGCCGCGGCTGGCCAGGCGGCTACGCGACGAGCGGGGCGAGCTCCGGCGGTACGTCAATCTCTATGTCGACGGCGAGGAGTGCCGGCGGATGAGCGGTCTCGATACGCCGGTGCCGGACGGCGCGGAAATTCAGATCATTCCGTCCGTCGCGGGCGGGTGA
- a CDS encoding WD40/YVTN/BNR-like repeat-containing protein, which translates to MARLVAIGTEKGLFLATHDGGEWEVSALHFAVKSVYAVAIDTRGGTPRILVGASSAHWGPSVAISSDLGRTWVEPDDPAIVFPEDTGAALERVWQLAPGPADRPEIVYAGTEPSALFRSEDGGRSFSLVRGLWEHPHRPTWEPGGGGQAIHTILPDPRDDGRMVVAMSTGGVYRTADRGETWTPGNAGIRAVHVPDPFPEYGQCVHKVARDGADPDRFYAQVHHGVYRSDDGAASWTSIADPLPGDFGFPIVAHPSRPGTIYNFPMIADMDRFPADHRCRVYRSRDAGASWEPLSAGLPSAPFYPSVLRDAMCVDAGDPAGVYFGAKSGEVFASLDEGDSWTRVAAHLPAVLCVRAAVI; encoded by the coding sequence ATGGCGCGACTGGTGGCGATCGGCACGGAGAAGGGGTTGTTCCTCGCGACCCACGACGGCGGGGAGTGGGAGGTGAGCGCGCTCCACTTCGCGGTGAAGTCGGTGTACGCGGTCGCGATCGACACGCGCGGCGGCACGCCACGGATCCTGGTCGGCGCGTCGAGCGCGCACTGGGGACCGAGCGTGGCGATCAGCTCCGACCTCGGCAGGACCTGGGTGGAGCCGGACGACCCGGCCATCGTCTTCCCGGAGGACACCGGTGCCGCGCTGGAGCGGGTGTGGCAGCTGGCCCCGGGGCCGGCGGACCGGCCGGAGATCGTCTACGCGGGTACGGAGCCGTCCGCGCTGTTCCGCTCGGAGGACGGTGGGCGCTCGTTCTCCCTGGTCCGCGGCCTGTGGGAGCACCCGCACCGGCCGACCTGGGAGCCGGGCGGCGGCGGTCAGGCGATCCACACGATCCTGCCCGACCCGCGCGACGACGGGCGCATGGTGGTGGCGATGTCCACCGGCGGCGTCTACCGCACGGCGGACCGCGGCGAGACCTGGACGCCCGGCAACGCGGGCATCCGCGCGGTGCACGTGCCCGACCCCTTCCCGGAGTACGGGCAGTGTGTCCACAAGGTGGCACGGGACGGCGCCGACCCGGACCGGTTCTACGCGCAGGTCCACCACGGCGTCTACCGGTCCGACGACGGCGCGGCGAGCTGGACGTCGATCGCCGACCCGCTGCCGGGCGACTTCGGCTTCCCGATCGTGGCGCACCCGTCCAGGCCCGGCACGATCTACAACTTCCCGATGATCGCCGACATGGACCGGTTCCCGGCCGACCACCGCTGCCGGGTCTACCGGTCGCGGGACGCCGGCGCGTCCTGGGAGCCGCTGTCCGCCGGGTTGCCCAGCGCGCCGTTCTACCCGTCCGTGCTGCGCGACGCGATGTGCGTGGACGCGGGCGACCCGGCCGGCGTCTACTTCGGCGCCAAGTCCGGTGAGGTCTTCGCCAGCCTGGACGAGGGCGACTCGTGGACGCGGGTCGCCGCGCACCTGCCGGCCGTGCTCTGCGTGCGGGCGGCGGTGATCTGA
- a CDS encoding PH domain-containing protein, with the protein MSSGKSTVIRYRQAGPIAIAAAFATVGALPVAAENPWLLTVCLIPLAVLVWAVRSGTDAGPQGLRVRALLGSRRIAWPEVAEIAPGGRNRVFALLTDGTVIRLTGVPARAVPQLLKAGEQTLATED; encoded by the coding sequence GTGAGCAGCGGAAAGTCCACGGTGATCCGATACCGCCAGGCCGGCCCGATCGCGATCGCGGCCGCGTTCGCGACGGTCGGCGCGCTGCCGGTGGCCGCGGAGAACCCGTGGTTGCTCACCGTCTGCCTGATCCCGCTGGCCGTGCTCGTCTGGGCGGTCCGTTCCGGCACCGACGCCGGCCCGCAGGGCCTGCGGGTCCGCGCGCTGCTCGGCTCGCGGCGGATAGCGTGGCCGGAGGTCGCCGAGATCGCGCCGGGCGGCCGCAACCGGGTCTTCGCGCTGCTCACCGACGGCACCGTGATCCGCCTGACCGGCGTCCCGGCCCGCGCGGTCCCGCAGCTGCTGAAGGCCGGCGAGCAGACGCTGGCCACCGAGGACTGA
- a CDS encoding esterase/lipase family protein has translation MRRPLLAARTAAAARATAAARARATAAARATAALAAAILTVAVPAAPARAATAGPVILIHGYNSSTATWDLLVTRLRAAGYDSGDIHTFGYRYRQSNVTSAERLADYVRDVREDHGGAKVDLVGHSMGAVVARYYVRTLGGTATVDDLVSLAGPHHGTHMLSVCRFHASCREVLPGSAFLRALNAGDETPGAVDYRTFYSKCDLVVVPYTSAMLDGARNTDAGCVGHTEFRLVPSVAEQVIAELRN, from the coding sequence ATGCGCCGCCCGCTCCTCGCCGCCCGCACGGCCGCCGCCGCCCGCGCCACTGCCGCCGCCCGCGCCCGCGCCACCGCCGCCGCCCGCGCCACTGCCGCCCTCGCGGCCGCGATCCTCACCGTAGCGGTCCCCGCCGCGCCCGCGCGGGCCGCGACGGCCGGCCCGGTGATCCTGATCCACGGGTACAACAGCTCCACCGCCACCTGGGACCTGCTGGTCACCCGGCTCCGCGCGGCCGGCTACGACAGCGGCGACATCCACACGTTCGGCTACCGGTACCGCCAGTCCAACGTCACCTCGGCCGAACGCCTCGCCGACTACGTACGGGACGTCCGCGAGGACCACGGCGGCGCGAAGGTCGACCTGGTCGGGCACTCGATGGGCGCGGTGGTCGCCCGCTACTACGTGCGCACCCTCGGCGGCACCGCCACCGTCGACGACCTGGTCTCGCTCGCCGGCCCGCACCATGGCACCCACATGCTGTCGGTCTGCCGCTTCCACGCCTCCTGCCGCGAGGTGCTCCCCGGCTCGGCCTTCCTGCGCGCGCTCAACGCCGGCGACGAGACCCCCGGCGCCGTCGACTACCGCACGTTCTACTCGAAGTGCGACCTGGTCGTCGTCCCGTACACCAGCGCGATGCTCGACGGCGCCCGGAACACCGACGCGGGCTGCGTCGGGCACACCGAGTTCCGGCTGGTGCCGTCCGTGGCCGAGCAGGTCATCGCGGAACTGCGGAACTGA